From a region of the Phragmites australis chromosome 21, lpPhrAust1.1, whole genome shotgun sequence genome:
- the LOC133902997 gene encoding glycerol-3-phosphate acyltransferase, chloroplastic isoform X1 — translation MHAPPLVALAGGARPASPSPPPWASSRGAILAAPARLLRSRRGALRLEAKAAWRAAGGGRGPQVPSKDAVLASYMGAEEVVGSSQLLHEELILQIRKELENGKLPADVASSLEELYYNYKNAVLQNGDPNAYDIMLSNMMALFDRVLLDVQNPFTFPPYHKAIREPFDYYVFGQNYIRPLTDFRNSYVGNISLFNDMEEKLRQGHNVVLMSNHQTEADPAVIALLLEKTNPWISENIVYVAGDRVLTDPLCKPFSMGRNLICVYSKKHMNDYPELIEMKRRSNTRSLKEMALLLRGGSQIIWIAPSGGRDRPDPSTREWYPAPFDASSVDNMRRLLEHSGVPGHIYPLSLLCYKVMPPPQQVEKEIGERRMISFHGVGLSAAEEIKYGDITARTKNVDEGRELFTKTLYDSVVHQYNVLKAAIFRDRGAAVSSPVISLSQPWQ, via the exons ATGCACGCGCCGCCGCTGGTCGCGCTCGCCGGGGGCGCCCGCCCCGCCTCCCCTTCGCCTCCGCCCTGGGCGTCGTCGCGGGGCGCCATCCTGGCCGCTCCGGCCAGGCTCCTGCGCTCCCGTCGCGGGGCCCTCCGGCTGGAAGCCAAGGCAGCGTGGAGGGCGGCCGGAGGGGGACGGGGCCCGCAGGTCCCGTCCAAGGACGCCGTGCTCGCCTCCTACATGGGCGCCGAGGAGGTGGTGGGTTCCTCACAACTGCTCCACGAAG AGCTCATTCTGCAAATCAGAAAGGAACTGGAGAATGGAAAACTGCCCGCAGATGTTGCTAGCAGCCTGGAAGAGCTGTATTACAACTACAAAAATGCA GTCCTGCAAAATGGAGATCCTAATGCATATGACATCATGCTTTCCAATATGATGGCTCTATTTGATCGTGTTCTGTTGGATGTTCAG AATCCGTTTACCTTTCCACCTTATCACAAAGCTATCAGAGAACCATTCGACTATTACGTTTTTGGTCAGAACTACATTAGGCCACTGACAGATTTTAG GAACTCCTATGTTGGCAACATTTCCCTTTTCAATGACATGGAAGAGAAGCTCCGGCAG GGTCATAATGTCGTTTTGATGTCTAACCATCAGACGGAAGCAGATCCAGCAGTTATTGCATTGCTTCTTGAAAAAACCAATCCGTGGATTAGTGAAAACATA GTTTATGTTGCTGGTGATAGGGTTCTTACAGATCCTCTTTGCAAACCATTTAGCATGGGAAG AAACCTCATTTGTGTGTACTCAAAAAAGCATATGAATGATTATCCTGAGCTAATTGAGATGAAGAGGAGATCAAATACTCGAAGCCTCAAGGAAATGGCCTTACTTTTACG AGGCGGTTCACAAATAATTTGGATAGCACCGAGTGGTGGTAGAGACCGCCCAGATCCTTCAACACGAGAATGGTACCCG GCGCCATTCGATGCATCCTCAGTGGACAATATGAGGAGGCTTCTGGAGCATTCTGGCGTTCCTGGGCACATATATCCACTATCATTGCTATGCTATAAGGTTATGCCTCCACCACAGCAG GTTGAGAAAGAGATTGGTGAGCGAAGGATGATATCCTTCCACGGAGTAGGCCTATCAGCAGCTGAAGAAATAAAGTATGGGGATATTACTGCTCGTACCAAGAATGTTGATGAG GGCAGGGAGCTATTCACAAAGACTTTGTACGACTCAGTTGTTCATCAGTATAATGTGCTCAAGGCTGCTATATTTAGAGATCGTGGAGCAGCTGTGTCAAGCCCTGTCATATCACTCTCGCAACCATGGCAATGA
- the LOC133902997 gene encoding glycerol-3-phosphate acyltransferase, chloroplastic isoform X3 — translation MHAPPLVALAGGARPASPSPPPWASSRGAILAAPARLLRSRRGALRLEAKAAWRAAGGGRGPQVPSKDAVLASYMGAEEVVGSSQLLHEELILQIRKELENGKLPADVASSLEELYYNYKNAVLQNGDPNAYDIMLSNMMALFDRVLLDVQNPFTFPPYHKAIREPFDYYVFGQNYIRPLTDFRNSYVGNISLFNDMEEKLRQGHNVVLMSNHQTEADPAVIALLLEKTNPWISENIVYVAGDRVLTDPLCKPFSMGRNLICVYSKKHMNDYPELIEMKRRSNTRSLKEMALLLRGGSQIIWIAPSGGRDRPDPSTREWYPAPFDASSVDNMRRLLEHSGVPGHIYPLSLLCYKVMPPPQQVEKEIGERRMISFHGVGLSAAEEIKYGDITARTKNVDEAICWQESTFQNLLVPVNSWLYL, via the exons ATGCACGCGCCGCCGCTGGTCGCGCTCGCCGGGGGCGCCCGCCCCGCCTCCCCTTCGCCTCCGCCCTGGGCGTCGTCGCGGGGCGCCATCCTGGCCGCTCCGGCCAGGCTCCTGCGCTCCCGTCGCGGGGCCCTCCGGCTGGAAGCCAAGGCAGCGTGGAGGGCGGCCGGAGGGGGACGGGGCCCGCAGGTCCCGTCCAAGGACGCCGTGCTCGCCTCCTACATGGGCGCCGAGGAGGTGGTGGGTTCCTCACAACTGCTCCACGAAG AGCTCATTCTGCAAATCAGAAAGGAACTGGAGAATGGAAAACTGCCCGCAGATGTTGCTAGCAGCCTGGAAGAGCTGTATTACAACTACAAAAATGCA GTCCTGCAAAATGGAGATCCTAATGCATATGACATCATGCTTTCCAATATGATGGCTCTATTTGATCGTGTTCTGTTGGATGTTCAG AATCCGTTTACCTTTCCACCTTATCACAAAGCTATCAGAGAACCATTCGACTATTACGTTTTTGGTCAGAACTACATTAGGCCACTGACAGATTTTAG GAACTCCTATGTTGGCAACATTTCCCTTTTCAATGACATGGAAGAGAAGCTCCGGCAG GGTCATAATGTCGTTTTGATGTCTAACCATCAGACGGAAGCAGATCCAGCAGTTATTGCATTGCTTCTTGAAAAAACCAATCCGTGGATTAGTGAAAACATA GTTTATGTTGCTGGTGATAGGGTTCTTACAGATCCTCTTTGCAAACCATTTAGCATGGGAAG AAACCTCATTTGTGTGTACTCAAAAAAGCATATGAATGATTATCCTGAGCTAATTGAGATGAAGAGGAGATCAAATACTCGAAGCCTCAAGGAAATGGCCTTACTTTTACG AGGCGGTTCACAAATAATTTGGATAGCACCGAGTGGTGGTAGAGACCGCCCAGATCCTTCAACACGAGAATGGTACCCG GCGCCATTCGATGCATCCTCAGTGGACAATATGAGGAGGCTTCTGGAGCATTCTGGCGTTCCTGGGCACATATATCCACTATCATTGCTATGCTATAAGGTTATGCCTCCACCACAGCAG GTTGAGAAAGAGATTGGTGAGCGAAGGATGATATCCTTCCACGGAGTAGGCCTATCAGCAGCTGAAGAAATAAAGTATGGGGATATTACTGCTCGTACCAAGAATGTTGATGAG GCTATTTGTTGGCAGGAATCAACATTCCAAAATCTTTTGGTGCCTGTAAATAGCTGGCTATACTTGTGA
- the LOC133902997 gene encoding glycerol-3-phosphate acyltransferase, chloroplastic isoform X4: MHAPPLVALAGGARPASPSPPPWASSRGAILAAPARLLRSRRGALRLEAKAAWRAAGGGRGPQVPSKDAVLASYMGAEEVVGSSQLLHEELILQIRKELENGKLPADVASSLEELYYNYKNAVLQNGDPNAYDIMLSNMMALFDRVLLDVQNPFTFPPYHKAIREPFDYYVFGQNYIRPLTDFRNSYVGNISLFNDMEEKLRQGHNVVLMSNHQTEADPAVIALLLEKTNPWISENIVYVAGDRVLTDPLCKPFSMGRNLICVYSKKHMNDYPELIEMKRRSNTRSLKEMALLLRGGSQIIWIAPSGGRDRPDPSTREWYPAPFDASSVDNMRRLLEHSGVPGHIYPLSLLCYKVMPPPQQVEKEIGERRMISFHGVGLSAAEEIKYGDITARTKNVDEESTFQNLLVPVNSWLYL, from the exons ATGCACGCGCCGCCGCTGGTCGCGCTCGCCGGGGGCGCCCGCCCCGCCTCCCCTTCGCCTCCGCCCTGGGCGTCGTCGCGGGGCGCCATCCTGGCCGCTCCGGCCAGGCTCCTGCGCTCCCGTCGCGGGGCCCTCCGGCTGGAAGCCAAGGCAGCGTGGAGGGCGGCCGGAGGGGGACGGGGCCCGCAGGTCCCGTCCAAGGACGCCGTGCTCGCCTCCTACATGGGCGCCGAGGAGGTGGTGGGTTCCTCACAACTGCTCCACGAAG AGCTCATTCTGCAAATCAGAAAGGAACTGGAGAATGGAAAACTGCCCGCAGATGTTGCTAGCAGCCTGGAAGAGCTGTATTACAACTACAAAAATGCA GTCCTGCAAAATGGAGATCCTAATGCATATGACATCATGCTTTCCAATATGATGGCTCTATTTGATCGTGTTCTGTTGGATGTTCAG AATCCGTTTACCTTTCCACCTTATCACAAAGCTATCAGAGAACCATTCGACTATTACGTTTTTGGTCAGAACTACATTAGGCCACTGACAGATTTTAG GAACTCCTATGTTGGCAACATTTCCCTTTTCAATGACATGGAAGAGAAGCTCCGGCAG GGTCATAATGTCGTTTTGATGTCTAACCATCAGACGGAAGCAGATCCAGCAGTTATTGCATTGCTTCTTGAAAAAACCAATCCGTGGATTAGTGAAAACATA GTTTATGTTGCTGGTGATAGGGTTCTTACAGATCCTCTTTGCAAACCATTTAGCATGGGAAG AAACCTCATTTGTGTGTACTCAAAAAAGCATATGAATGATTATCCTGAGCTAATTGAGATGAAGAGGAGATCAAATACTCGAAGCCTCAAGGAAATGGCCTTACTTTTACG AGGCGGTTCACAAATAATTTGGATAGCACCGAGTGGTGGTAGAGACCGCCCAGATCCTTCAACACGAGAATGGTACCCG GCGCCATTCGATGCATCCTCAGTGGACAATATGAGGAGGCTTCTGGAGCATTCTGGCGTTCCTGGGCACATATATCCACTATCATTGCTATGCTATAAGGTTATGCCTCCACCACAGCAG GTTGAGAAAGAGATTGGTGAGCGAAGGATGATATCCTTCCACGGAGTAGGCCTATCAGCAGCTGAAGAAATAAAGTATGGGGATATTACTGCTCGTACCAAGAATGTTGATGAG GAATCAACATTCCAAAATCTTTTGGTGCCTGTAAATAGCTGGCTATACTTGTGA
- the LOC133902997 gene encoding glycerol-3-phosphate acyltransferase, chloroplastic isoform X2, protein MHAPPLVALAGGARPASPSPPPWASSRGAILAAPARLLRSRRGALRLEAKAAWRAAGGGRGPQVPSKDAVLASYMGAEEVVGSSQLLHEELILQIRKELENGKLPADVASSLEELYYNYKNAVLQNGDPNAYDIMLSNMMALFDRVLLDVQNPFTFPPYHKAIREPFDYYVFGQNYIRPLTDFRNSYVGNISLFNDMEEKLRQGHNVVLMSNHQTEADPAVIALLLEKTNPWISENIVYVAGDRVLTDPLCKPFSMGRNLICVYSKKHMNDYPELIEMKRRSNTRSLKEMALLLRGGSQIIWIAPSGGRDRPDPSTREWYPAPFDASSVDNMRRLLEHSGVPGHIYPLSLLCYKVMPPPQQVEKEIGERRMISFHGVGLSAAEEIKYGDITARTKNVDEFSVVTGYLLAGINIPKSFGACK, encoded by the exons ATGCACGCGCCGCCGCTGGTCGCGCTCGCCGGGGGCGCCCGCCCCGCCTCCCCTTCGCCTCCGCCCTGGGCGTCGTCGCGGGGCGCCATCCTGGCCGCTCCGGCCAGGCTCCTGCGCTCCCGTCGCGGGGCCCTCCGGCTGGAAGCCAAGGCAGCGTGGAGGGCGGCCGGAGGGGGACGGGGCCCGCAGGTCCCGTCCAAGGACGCCGTGCTCGCCTCCTACATGGGCGCCGAGGAGGTGGTGGGTTCCTCACAACTGCTCCACGAAG AGCTCATTCTGCAAATCAGAAAGGAACTGGAGAATGGAAAACTGCCCGCAGATGTTGCTAGCAGCCTGGAAGAGCTGTATTACAACTACAAAAATGCA GTCCTGCAAAATGGAGATCCTAATGCATATGACATCATGCTTTCCAATATGATGGCTCTATTTGATCGTGTTCTGTTGGATGTTCAG AATCCGTTTACCTTTCCACCTTATCACAAAGCTATCAGAGAACCATTCGACTATTACGTTTTTGGTCAGAACTACATTAGGCCACTGACAGATTTTAG GAACTCCTATGTTGGCAACATTTCCCTTTTCAATGACATGGAAGAGAAGCTCCGGCAG GGTCATAATGTCGTTTTGATGTCTAACCATCAGACGGAAGCAGATCCAGCAGTTATTGCATTGCTTCTTGAAAAAACCAATCCGTGGATTAGTGAAAACATA GTTTATGTTGCTGGTGATAGGGTTCTTACAGATCCTCTTTGCAAACCATTTAGCATGGGAAG AAACCTCATTTGTGTGTACTCAAAAAAGCATATGAATGATTATCCTGAGCTAATTGAGATGAAGAGGAGATCAAATACTCGAAGCCTCAAGGAAATGGCCTTACTTTTACG AGGCGGTTCACAAATAATTTGGATAGCACCGAGTGGTGGTAGAGACCGCCCAGATCCTTCAACACGAGAATGGTACCCG GCGCCATTCGATGCATCCTCAGTGGACAATATGAGGAGGCTTCTGGAGCATTCTGGCGTTCCTGGGCACATATATCCACTATCATTGCTATGCTATAAGGTTATGCCTCCACCACAGCAG GTTGAGAAAGAGATTGGTGAGCGAAGGATGATATCCTTCCACGGAGTAGGCCTATCAGCAGCTGAAGAAATAAAGTATGGGGATATTACTGCTCGTACCAAGAATGTTGATGAG TTTTCTGTGGTAACAGGCTATTTGTTGGCAGGAATCAACATTCCAAAATCTTTTGGTGCCTGTAAATAG
- the LOC133902997 gene encoding glycerol-3-phosphate acyltransferase, chloroplastic isoform X5, whose protein sequence is MHAPPLVALAGGARPASPSPPPWASSRGAILAAPARLLRSRRGALRLEAKAAWRAAGGGRGPQVPSKDAVLASYMGAEEVVGSSQLLHEELILQIRKELENGKLPADVASSLEELYYNYKNAVLQNGDPNAYDIMLSNMMALFDRVLLDVQNPFTFPPYHKAIREPFDYYVFGQNYIRPLTDFRNSYVGNISLFNDMEEKLRQGHNVVLMSNHQTEADPAVIALLLEKTNPWISENIVYVAGDRVLTDPLCKPFSMGRNLICVYSKKHMNDYPELIEMKRRSNTRSLKEMALLLRGGSQIIWIAPSGGRDRPDPSTREWYPDRRHSMHPQWTI, encoded by the exons ATGCACGCGCCGCCGCTGGTCGCGCTCGCCGGGGGCGCCCGCCCCGCCTCCCCTTCGCCTCCGCCCTGGGCGTCGTCGCGGGGCGCCATCCTGGCCGCTCCGGCCAGGCTCCTGCGCTCCCGTCGCGGGGCCCTCCGGCTGGAAGCCAAGGCAGCGTGGAGGGCGGCCGGAGGGGGACGGGGCCCGCAGGTCCCGTCCAAGGACGCCGTGCTCGCCTCCTACATGGGCGCCGAGGAGGTGGTGGGTTCCTCACAACTGCTCCACGAAG AGCTCATTCTGCAAATCAGAAAGGAACTGGAGAATGGAAAACTGCCCGCAGATGTTGCTAGCAGCCTGGAAGAGCTGTATTACAACTACAAAAATGCA GTCCTGCAAAATGGAGATCCTAATGCATATGACATCATGCTTTCCAATATGATGGCTCTATTTGATCGTGTTCTGTTGGATGTTCAG AATCCGTTTACCTTTCCACCTTATCACAAAGCTATCAGAGAACCATTCGACTATTACGTTTTTGGTCAGAACTACATTAGGCCACTGACAGATTTTAG GAACTCCTATGTTGGCAACATTTCCCTTTTCAATGACATGGAAGAGAAGCTCCGGCAG GGTCATAATGTCGTTTTGATGTCTAACCATCAGACGGAAGCAGATCCAGCAGTTATTGCATTGCTTCTTGAAAAAACCAATCCGTGGATTAGTGAAAACATA GTTTATGTTGCTGGTGATAGGGTTCTTACAGATCCTCTTTGCAAACCATTTAGCATGGGAAG AAACCTCATTTGTGTGTACTCAAAAAAGCATATGAATGATTATCCTGAGCTAATTGAGATGAAGAGGAGATCAAATACTCGAAGCCTCAAGGAAATGGCCTTACTTTTACG AGGCGGTTCACAAATAATTTGGATAGCACCGAGTGGTGGTAGAGACCGCCCAGATCCTTCAACACGAGAATGGTACCCG GACAGGCGCCATTCGATGCATCCTCAGTGGACAATATGA
- the LOC133903009 gene encoding probable inactive poly [ADP-ribose] polymerase SRO1 isoform X3, protein MATMNEKVLGKCGRNISSLKRKRDSPAADHADVCHNSELHQRPANDSAIRFHVDQDRKAKVVCHLNKQILQSYNSFMNSALPKRILLCQGGDWKDFPEKIVKLAQVDFRAKKTITEIGCENQLFLLDFVHMAFIDSKTGLQRPIAWIDENGKGYFPETFLQDQKLFRKKDFGNRNHEYVSVEPNGTREVNGQLETSESSAESSNFESSTEDISSPKRARVEKCATGKKYCEVEAIGENEPCTLLPTAFNLLQQQAKLGELSRAQHTSEAVEKLLLQRMGAVIGSKDIIGIYRTPLLDDCGQVRYHLHKKQVQVTGCLRGNANVRYAWLACSKNTVHEMMLNGTLQVHKPVKYPAYGNGTLLAPANRSDTCVNFSDVDENGIVHMMLCRVIMGNIEIVHHGSKQHRPSNDYFDSGVDDLKNPQHYIVWDMNLNSHIYSEFVVTIKLPSKTKDSLVTQEDCHYSSDLSLVLSSSSPDCMSETSSTVGAARACSNSD, encoded by the exons ATGGCTACGATGAACGAAAAGGTATTGGGTAAATGTGGAAGGAACATAAGTAGTCTCAAGAGAAAGCGGGACAGCCCTGCTGCAGACCATGCTGATGTCTGCCACAACTCTGAATTGCATCAGCGTCCTGCCAACGACTCTGCTATTAGGTTTCATGTTGATCAAGACCGCAAGGCAAAAGTTGTGTGCCACCTAAACAAACAGATTCTGCAGAGCTACAATAGCTTCATGAATAGCGCACTACCTAAGCGTATTCTACTCTGCCAAGGTGGTGACTGGAAAGACTTTCCAGAAAAAATTGTCAAGTTGGCCCAAGTTGACTTCAGGGCGAAAAAGACAATCACAGAAATAGGATGTGAGAACCAGCTATTTTTACTGGATTTTGTGCATATGGCATTTATAGATTCAAAGACAGGTCTCCAGAGGCCGATAGCCTGGATTGATGAAAATGGAAAGGGCTACTTCCCGGAAACGTTTCTGCAAGATCAGAAATTATTTAGGAAGAAAGATTTTGGCAACAGAAACCATGAGTATGTTAGTGTTGAGCCAAATGGGACACGAGAAGTGAATGGCCAGCTCGAAACATCAGAAAGTTCTGCAGAAAGCTCTAACTTTGAGTCCAGTACTGAAGACATCTCGAGTCCTAAGAGAGCTAGGGTTGAAAAGTGTGCCACAGGAAAGAAATATTGTGAAGTAGAAGCTATTGGAGAAAATGAGCCATGCACTTTGTTGCCTACAGCCTTTAATTTACTGCAACAACAAGCTAAGCTGGGTGAGCTGTCACGTGCTCAACACACTAGCGAAGCTGTGGAGAAATTGTTGCTGCAGAGGATGGGTGCTGTTATTGGATCCAAGGACATCATTGGGATCTACAGAACTCCATTACTGGATGATTGCGGACAGGTCCGTTACCATCTTCACAAAAAGCAGGTGCAGGTTACTGGATGTCTCCGTGGAAATGCAAATGTCCGTTATGCATGGCTTGCTTGCTCTAAAAACACTGTGCATGAAATGATGCTGAATGGCACCTTGCAAGTTCATAAGCCCGTTAAGTATCCAGCCTATGGAAATGGCACCCTCCTTGCACCAGCAAATCGTTCTGATACCTG TGTGAATTTCTCTGATGTTGATGAAAATGGCATTGTCCATATGATGTTGTGCCGTGTTATAATGGGGAACATAGAAATAGTTCACCATGGATCTAAGCAGCACCGACCTAGtaatgactattttgatagtggaGTAGATGACCTTAAAAATCCACAACATTACATTGTGTGGGATATGAATCTGAATAGTCACATCTATTCTGAGTTTGTAGTCACCATCAAATTGCCTTCTAAAACGAAAG ATTCCCTCGTCACACAAGAAGATTGTCACTATTCGTCTGATCTTTCACTGGTCTTGAGTTCTAGTTCACCTGACTGTATGTCAGAG ACAAGTTCCACTGTTGGAGCAGCAAGAGCGTGCAGTAATTCAGATTGA
- the LOC133903009 gene encoding probable inactive poly [ADP-ribose] polymerase SRO1 isoform X4 gives MATMNEKVLGKCGRNISSLKRKRDSPAADHADVCHNSELHQRPANDSAIRFHVDQDRKAKVVCHLNKQILQSYNSFMNSALPKRILLCQGGDWKDFPEKIVKLAQVDFRAKKTITEIGCENQLFLLDFVHMAFIDSKTGLQRPIAWIDENGKGYFPETFLQDQKLFRKKDFGNRNHEYVSVEPNGTREVNGQLETSESSAESSNFESSTEDISSPKRARVEKCATGKKYCEVEAIGENEPCTLLPTAFNLLQQQAKLGELSRAQHTSEAVEKLLLQRMGAVIGSKDIIGIYRTPLLDDCGQVRYHLHKKQVQVTGCLRGNANVRYAWLACSKNTVHEMMLNGTLQVHKPVKYPAYGNGTLLAPANRSDTCVNFSDVDENGIVHMMLCRVIMGNIEIVHHGSKQHRPSNDYFDSGVDDLKNPQHYIVWDMNLNSHIYSEFVVTIKLPSKTKDSLVTQEDCHYSSDLSLVLSSSSPDCMSEQERAVIQIE, from the exons ATGGCTACGATGAACGAAAAGGTATTGGGTAAATGTGGAAGGAACATAAGTAGTCTCAAGAGAAAGCGGGACAGCCCTGCTGCAGACCATGCTGATGTCTGCCACAACTCTGAATTGCATCAGCGTCCTGCCAACGACTCTGCTATTAGGTTTCATGTTGATCAAGACCGCAAGGCAAAAGTTGTGTGCCACCTAAACAAACAGATTCTGCAGAGCTACAATAGCTTCATGAATAGCGCACTACCTAAGCGTATTCTACTCTGCCAAGGTGGTGACTGGAAAGACTTTCCAGAAAAAATTGTCAAGTTGGCCCAAGTTGACTTCAGGGCGAAAAAGACAATCACAGAAATAGGATGTGAGAACCAGCTATTTTTACTGGATTTTGTGCATATGGCATTTATAGATTCAAAGACAGGTCTCCAGAGGCCGATAGCCTGGATTGATGAAAATGGAAAGGGCTACTTCCCGGAAACGTTTCTGCAAGATCAGAAATTATTTAGGAAGAAAGATTTTGGCAACAGAAACCATGAGTATGTTAGTGTTGAGCCAAATGGGACACGAGAAGTGAATGGCCAGCTCGAAACATCAGAAAGTTCTGCAGAAAGCTCTAACTTTGAGTCCAGTACTGAAGACATCTCGAGTCCTAAGAGAGCTAGGGTTGAAAAGTGTGCCACAGGAAAGAAATATTGTGAAGTAGAAGCTATTGGAGAAAATGAGCCATGCACTTTGTTGCCTACAGCCTTTAATTTACTGCAACAACAAGCTAAGCTGGGTGAGCTGTCACGTGCTCAACACACTAGCGAAGCTGTGGAGAAATTGTTGCTGCAGAGGATGGGTGCTGTTATTGGATCCAAGGACATCATTGGGATCTACAGAACTCCATTACTGGATGATTGCGGACAGGTCCGTTACCATCTTCACAAAAAGCAGGTGCAGGTTACTGGATGTCTCCGTGGAAATGCAAATGTCCGTTATGCATGGCTTGCTTGCTCTAAAAACACTGTGCATGAAATGATGCTGAATGGCACCTTGCAAGTTCATAAGCCCGTTAAGTATCCAGCCTATGGAAATGGCACCCTCCTTGCACCAGCAAATCGTTCTGATACCTG TGTGAATTTCTCTGATGTTGATGAAAATGGCATTGTCCATATGATGTTGTGCCGTGTTATAATGGGGAACATAGAAATAGTTCACCATGGATCTAAGCAGCACCGACCTAGtaatgactattttgatagtggaGTAGATGACCTTAAAAATCCACAACATTACATTGTGTGGGATATGAATCTGAATAGTCACATCTATTCTGAGTTTGTAGTCACCATCAAATTGCCTTCTAAAACGAAAG ATTCCCTCGTCACACAAGAAGATTGTCACTATTCGTCTGATCTTTCACTGGTCTTGAGTTCTAGTTCACCTGACTGTATGTCAGAG CAAGAGCGTGCAGTAATTCAGATTGAGTGA